The Trichoderma breve strain T069 chromosome 2, whole genome shotgun sequence DNA segment CCTCTCCATCTACGGCTGGTCTCGCAACCCTCTCATCGAGTACTACATCGTTGAGAACTTTGGAACCTACAACCCATCCACTGGTGCCACCAAGCTGGGCGAGGTTACATCTGACGGCAGTGTCTACGATATCTACCGAACTCAGCGTGTCAACCAGCCCTCCATCATCGGAACCGCCACCTTTTACCAGTACTGGTCGGTTCGCCGCAACCACCGCTCCAGCGGCTCGGTCAACACGGCTAACCACTTCAACGCCTGGGCTTCGCACGGTCTCACTCTCGGCACCATGGACTACCAGATTGTTGCTGTGGAGGGATACTTtagctctggctctgcttcCATCACTGTCAGCTAAATGAATTGACGTGACGACCGAAATTGGAATGAGAAGTTCATGAATGGTCCATGTTCTTTACTCTGGATATATGGAGAAATCGTGGTGCTGAATTGGCTAGTCTCGACTTTGTAGACGAGAAGATTGCACAAATAGACCTAGTCAAATGAGAAACGAAAGTTATGACATACAGTATTTCCCACTTTGATGTACCAGACATTGAAAGTTCGCTCGGTCTAGGTTTAATGTACCTTTCATGATGAAGATATGATATAAAGTGGAAGCTAATAGGTAAGTATCATAGTATGAATTGCTGGTTGATATGCCACTCTATATAGGAATGGTAAAACAGTGAACAGAACTTTCCTTCAGTGGCCACGATATAGTGACGCGATGGTTCCAAATTGCGAATATTTACGCTGTCTTAATACAAGATCAATATTCGGCTGCTTGATATACAGATAGCTATATTGTTACTTCTCTCTACTTGAGACAGTATCGCTACTTTGCCTACATGATAAAGTTTTCCAAATTTTCGTCTATCAGAGACAACGGTTGCTAAATCCGTCTATCAAAGATACCAATGGTACATAGTTGTTGCCTCCTTATCGTTGTTCCTTTTGTCCGCTTGAGACGCCAAATGACATACATGCctagatgatgatgagactCAAAGCCCCGGACTGGCCATGTCACTCTTCAGTGGCTCTAACTGTATCCAGTAGTGAGATCCTTGGATGAAGACAAAGCTGAACTAATATATGTTCCAATGTTTCTTTCCTCTTGAATTATCCTCCGGCCAAGGTCGGAGAACCTCTTTTCTCATGCGTAAATCTTCGCGCACATTGTCCTCCATTCGCCGTATCATGTGATCTTCATGGGCACCTCCGCCAGACCATTCAGGATATCTCTCAGTATCCACCCATTTGGAACTTGGGCCTCTCAATTCTTCGTCACCCCAGCCCATTTCTTGAGCCGTAGTAAGAATAGATGGACCGTAGAGGCCACCGTCTCCAAGATTTCGTGTGGAAAGGATTGGGTCTGGCTGATGTCCAAAGGTGGCAATCTCTCGCTTGTCCATGCTCATGACAAAGTCCACCGCAGTTTCAAGTGTCACTTGAACCACAGCCTCGCTACTATTAGTGCGCTGAATGACGGTTTTAATTTTGTGAGCTATGGGCTCAAATGAAATAGGAGCGCTGAGGTCTTCTTCTATTCCAGTTCGAACCAGGAGAACAGGAAGTTGACGGACGTCAAGATCTTCATCATTGTATTCTTCTAGCCtgatgatgatcatgatTGCTCGGAATAGAGGCCGAAGGAGGAAAAACTCTTGGTCACGGACGATTTGATCAATGCGTGCGTACTTGTAATGGCCCCTTTTCTTCGGACCCTTGGGAGGTATTGGCTGCAAGGGATAAGGCGGCTCAAGCTCTTTAACTGCATCTCGAGCCTCTTGCGCTCTTACACAGATTGCCGCATGAACTGGG contains these protein-coding regions:
- a CDS encoding glycosyl hydrolases family 11 domain-containing protein, translating into MVAFTSLLAGFAAIAGVLSAPTESSVEVEKRQTIGPGTGYNNGYYYSYWNDGHAGVTYTNGGGGSFTVNWSNSGNFVGGKGWQPGTKNKVINFSGSYNPNGNSYLSIYGWSRNPLIEYYIVENFGTYNPSTGATKLGEVTSDGSVYDIYRTQRVNQPSIIGTATFYQYWSVRRNHRSSGSVNTANHFNAWASHGLTLGTMDYQIVAVEGYFSSGSASITVS